From the genome of Geobacter sp. SVR, one region includes:
- a CDS encoding succinate dehydrogenase cytochrome b subunit, producing MQLFSSSIGRKIVMAITGQCMILFAIIHLLGNSTIFGWLTGGLNAYAHHLHSMPLPIIMGFRFGLLIFACLHIWYGIQVTIENRSGRSKAYAVKSTQKTTFASETMIWTGLLILAFIIYHLLHFTFQVIDPSTAALAHPDALGNPNVLGMVVAGFQNVGIALLYAVAMIVLFLHLSHGIQSSFQTMGWNNDRTQPCLTKGSTLLALIMFFGYVAVPFTILVHILK from the coding sequence ATGCAACTGTTTAGCTCATCTATTGGCAGAAAGATCGTGATGGCCATAACAGGACAGTGCATGATCCTGTTCGCCATCATTCATCTGCTCGGGAACTCCACCATCTTCGGATGGCTGACAGGCGGCCTCAACGCCTATGCCCATCACCTCCACAGCATGCCGCTTCCCATCATCATGGGATTCCGGTTCGGCCTGCTGATATTCGCCTGCCTCCATATCTGGTACGGCATCCAGGTGACCATCGAGAACCGCAGCGGCCGTTCCAAGGCCTATGCGGTCAAGTCGACCCAGAAAACGACCTTTGCCAGCGAGACCATGATCTGGACCGGTCTGCTGATCCTCGCTTTCATCATCTATCACTTGCTGCACTTCACCTTCCAGGTGATCGACCCTTCGACCGCCGCCCTTGCCCATCCGGATGCCCTGGGCAACCCCAATGTTCTCGGCATGGTTGTGGCCGGCTTCCAGAACGTCGGCATTGCCCTCCTGTATGCCGTTGCGATGATCGTACTGTTTCTGCACCTCTCCCATGGCATCCAGAGCTCGTTCCAGACCATGGGCTGGAACAATGATCGCACCCAGCCGTGCCTGACCAAGGGGAGCACGCTGCTCGCCCTGATCATGTTCTTCGGCTATGTTGCCGTGCCATTCACCATTCTCGTCCACATACTGAAATAA